In Aedes albopictus strain Foshan chromosome 3, AalbF5, whole genome shotgun sequence, the following are encoded in one genomic region:
- the LOC109427257 gene encoding uncharacterized protein LOC109427257 — MAAGAPASRGLSALFKRGWNEIPEVVGSSAMAIIGIGLTLVGLTNYYRKDSDNRRYKTDYVVMRPEDPRAARIRTD, encoded by the coding sequence ATGGCAGCCGGCGCACCAGCCAGCCGTGGTCTTTCGGCCCTTTTCAAACGAGGCTGGAATGAGATTCCCGAAGTTGTCGGTTCATCAGCTATGGCTATCATCGGAATCGGACTCACCTTGGTTGGGTTGACCAACTACTACCGAAAGGATAGCGATAACCGACGTTACAAAACGGATTACGTCGTCATGCGCCCGGAAGATCCCCGTGCTGCCAGGATTCGAACGGATTAG